The following coding sequences are from one Sesamum indicum cultivar Zhongzhi No. 13 linkage group LG11, S_indicum_v1.0, whole genome shotgun sequence window:
- the LOC105174121 gene encoding delta(14)-sterol reductase has product MDLNALLQAFTPSWTSVVMLVVFFTYLAIAGSILPGRVVPGATLADGTRLHYRCNGLLSLLLLVCLLGISGWMNLVSPTAIADRGLELLSTTLIFSALVTFLLYMAGCRSRDQSSSLKPHISGNLIHDWWFGIQLNPQFIGIDLKFYFVRAGMMGWLLINLSVLAKCILETNLSRSMILYQLFCVLYILDYFFYEEYMTSTWDIIAERLGFMLVFGDLVWIPFTFSIQGWWLLNNEVQLTTAAIIANCLVFLIGYLVFRGANKQKHVFKKNPKALIWGRPPKVIGGKLLASGYWGIARHSNYLGDLLLALSFSLPCGISSPVPYFYPIYLFILLIWRERRDEARCAQKYKEIWAEYKKEVPWRILPYVY; this is encoded by the exons ATGGATCTCAACGCTCTTCTTCAAGCATTCACTCCTTCATGGACTTCG GTAGTCATGCTAGTGGTGTTTTTCACTTATCTGGCAATCGCTGGATCTATTTTGCCGGGAAGAGTTGTTCCCGGAGCCACTTTAGCAGATGGAACTCGGCTCCATTACCGTTGCAACG GATTACTATCGCTTCTCTTGTTGGTTTGCCTACTTGGAATCAGCGGTTGGATGAATCTTGTATCACCCACT GCAATTGCTGATAGAGGTCTTGAGCTTTTATCCACAACACTTATATTCAGTGCACTT GTGACATTTCTTCTTTACATGGCTGGCTGCAGATCCCGTGATCAAAGTTCTTCTTTAAAGCCTCACATTAGTGGAAACTTAATCCATGACTG GTGGTTCGGGATACAGCTGAATCCTCAGTTCATAGGAATTGACCTCAA GTTCTACTTTGTTAGAGCTGGTATGATGGGATGGCTTCTTATAAATCTTTCTGTTCTTGCAAAATGCATTCTAGAAACCAACTTAAGCAGATCGATGATTCTTTACCAGCTATTTTGTGTT CTATACATTCTGGACTACTTTTTCTATGAAGAGTACATGACCTCCAC ATGGGACATAATTGCTGAGAGATTGGGGTTCATGCTGGTGTTTGGAGATCTAGTCTGGATCCCATTCACATTTAGTATCCAG GGTTGGTGGCTTCTAAATAATGAAGTGCAGCTAACAACTGCTGCTATTATTGCAAACTGTCTCGTCTTCCTGATTGG CTATCTTGTCTTTAGAGGAGCTAACAAGCAGAAGCATGTGTTCAAAAAGAATCCCAAAGCACTAATTTGGGGTAGACCTCCGAAGGTCATTGGGGGAAAGTTGCTTGCTTCTGGCTATTG GGGCATTGCAAGGCATAGTAACTATCTTGGAGACTTGTTGCTGGCTCTGTCCTTCAGTTTACCTTGTGGGATAAG TTCTCCAGTTCCATATTTCTATCCTATATACCTCTTCATTCTACTAatatggagagagagaagagatgaAGCCCGGTGTGCACAGAAGTACAAAGAAATTTGGGCAGAATACAAGAAAGAGGTTCCTTGGAGGATACTTCCATATGTTTATTAG
- the LOC105174122 gene encoding histone deacetylase HDT1, translating to MEFWGVEVKSGEPLKVTPGDGMVLHLSQACLGELKKEKGNESVCMFVNVNGKKLVLGTLFSEKLPQQQFDLVFDRDFELSHNWKSGSVYFYGYRASNPFEEDELPEGESDESDSEEEIPLAIANNGNPESKAKPEKPVEAEKANAAKDKESDAGKQKVKIVEPNKDVKPEEDEESSDDDLMSEDDDDDDDSEDNDDEDDSDDESGESDEETPKKAQASKKRPAGSATKTPVQGKKAKVTPQKTDGKKAGGHVATPHPAKQAGKTPANKPNQQTPKSGGGSHSCKSCNRTFASEKALESHSKAKHAGGK from the exons ATGGAGTTTTGGG GTGTTGAGGTGAAAAGTGGAGAGCCTCTAAAGGTTACGCCTGGTGATGGCATGGTTTTGCATCTTTCTCAG GCTTGTCTTGGCGAGCTGAAAAAGGAGAAAGGAAATGAATCCGTCTGCATGTTTGTAAATGTTAATGGAAAGAAGCTTGTACTTGGGACACTCTTTAGTGAAAAGTTGCCTCAGCAGCAGTTTGACTTAGTATTTGACAGAGATTTTGAGCTATCACACAACTGGAAAAGTGGAAGTGTGTATTTCTATGGGTACAGGGCAAGTAACCCTTTTGAAGAAGA TGAGTTGCCAGAAGGAGAATCTG ATGAATCTGACTCTGAGGAGGAGATCCCACTTGCTATTGCAAATAATG GGAATCCTGAGTCAAAGGCTAAGCCAGAGAAACCTGTGGAAGCTGAGAAGGCAAATGCTGCCAAAGATAAGGAGTCTGATGCTGGTAAGCAGAAGGTGAAGATAGTGGAGCCAAACAAAGATGTGAAACCTGAAGAGGATGAGGAGAGCAGTGATGACGACTTAATGTCTgaggatgatgatgacgaCGACGACTCTGAG GACAACGATGATGAGGATGACTCCGATGATGAGTCTGGTGAGAGTGATGAAGAGACACCAAAGAAG GCCCAAGCAAGCAAGAAACGCCCTGCAGGATCTGCAACAAAAACACCAGTTCAGGGCAAAAAGGCGAAAGTGACACCGCAGAAAACTG ATGGTAAGAAAGCTGGTGGTCATGTGGCCACGCCTCACCCAGCGAAGCAGGCTGGAAAGACACCTGCCAACAAGCCAAATCAGCAGACACCAAAATCAGGAGGAGGATCACATTCCTGCAAGAGCTGCAACAG GACATTTGCTTCTGAGAAAGCCCTGGAATCCCACTCTAAAGCCAAACATGCTGGTGGAAAGTAA
- the LOC105174123 gene encoding splicing factor U2af small subunit B-like translates to MAEHLASIFGTEKDRVNCPFYFKIGACRHGDRCSRLHTKPSISPTLLLSNMYQRPDMITPGVDPQGQPLDPKKIQSHFEDFYEDLFQELSKYGDIQSLNICDNLADHMVGNVYVQFREEDQAQNALQNLMGRSYEGRPIIADFSPVTDFREATCRQYEENVCNRGGYCNFMHLKKISRELRQQLFRRSRRRHDRSRSRSHSPHHHNYEERHGSGRRGDHRHHDRGRRPRSRSPGRRRGRSRSPGGRRNRSPVRESSAERRAKIEQWNKEREEAESARDYSSKSDDNSHGLKHNGGESSDNNLHPSDQGNGSYDF, encoded by the exons ATGGCGGAGCACTTGGCGTCGATATTCGGGACAGAGAAGGATAGGGTGAACTGCCCGTTTTACTTCAAGATCGGGGCTTGCAGGCATGGCGACCGGTGCTCGCGTCTTCATACGAAGCCCAGCATCAGCCCCACACTGCTGCTATCCAATATGTACCAGCGCCCCGATATGATTACTCCTGGTGTCGACCCTCAGGGCCAACCTCTCGACCCCAAGAAGATCCAATCTCATTTCGAg GATTTCTACGAAGATTTGTTTCAGGAGCTGAGCAAGTATGGGGATATCCAGAGCCTTAATATATGTGATAACTTGGCTGATCACATGGTGGGTAATGTCTACGTCCAATTTAGGGAGGAAGACCAAGCACAAAATGCACTTCAGAATCTCATGGGGAGGTCTTATGAAG GGCGGCCTATAATCGCTGACTTCTCCCCTGTGACGGATTTCCGTGAGGCAACATGTAGGCAATATGAAGAAAATGTATGCAATCGAGGTGGATACTGTAACTTCATGCATCTGAAAAAGATAAGCAG AGAGCTGAGACAGCAATTGTTTCGGAGAAGTAGAAGGAGGCATGATCGCAGTAGAAGCAGAAGCCATAGTCCTCATCATCACAACTATGAGGAGCGTCATGGTTCAGGGAGAAGGGGTGATCACCGCCACCATGACAGAGGCAGAAGGCCTCGAAGCAGAAGTCCTGGTCGTAGGAGGGGACGAAGCAGAAGTCCTGGTGGTAGGAGAAATAGGAGTCCAGTCAGGGAAAGCAGTGCcgagagaagggcaaaaattGAGCAATGGAATAAGGAAAGAGAAGAGGCAGAATCTGCTAGAGATTATAGCAGCAAAAGTGATGATAATAGCCATGGTCTCAAACATAATGGTGGTGAATCCAGTGACAATAATCTGCATCCATCTGATCAAGGAAATGGAAGCTATGACTTCTAA